The proteins below are encoded in one region of Flavobacterium nackdongense:
- a CDS encoding lactate utilization protein B/C translates to MSLFKKIFSSINPSSDEGNDIEKNKFSIQNDAPIEEKFIYNFNKNGGKFLYCENETELKDHFEHILEENDWFEGEALCYEPDLLGMLEENKIKHHKTKTPSFLLANCENLIADEGSILFSSKQIKQHKPNELPVNIVIIATTSQIIETKSDGLSVIKKKYIKDYPTNITTIKYFKKAVDEDFTQYGSSAKNLYLLLLEDL, encoded by the coding sequence ATGAGTCTTTTTAAAAAAATATTTAGCTCTATAAACCCCTCTTCAGACGAAGGAAATGACATCGAAAAGAATAAATTTTCTATTCAGAATGATGCGCCAATAGAAGAAAAATTCATTTATAATTTCAATAAAAATGGTGGTAAATTTTTGTATTGCGAAAATGAAACGGAACTAAAAGATCATTTTGAACACATTCTAGAAGAAAACGATTGGTTTGAAGGCGAAGCGCTCTGCTATGAACCGGATCTTCTTGGTATGCTAGAAGAAAATAAAATCAAGCATCATAAAACAAAAACACCTTCTTTCCTCTTGGCTAATTGCGAAAATTTAATTGCAGACGAGGGATCTATCTTGTTTTCATCGAAGCAAATAAAACAGCACAAACCCAACGAACTCCCTGTAAACATTGTAATTATTGCTACTACTAGTCAAATAATCGAAACCAAAAGCGATGGTTTGAGCGTAATTAAGAAAAAATACATTAAAGACTACCCTACCAATATCACAACCATAAAATATTTCAAGAAAGCGGTTGACGAAGATTTTACGCAGTACGGAAGTTCTGCTAAAAATCTGTATTTATTGCTTTTAGAAGATTTATAA
- the ftsH gene encoding ATP-dependent zinc metalloprotease FtsH — protein sequence MAKDNKPNSNNFKVSPWLVYTAILLIFLTISFFTGGSNLQEPVLLDQTKFNALLEKSQIEKIVIFNKKDAEIYLSPSALKDDANKKVAKDLLNNQNKGPHYKVSLGDVQIFERKLEKAVTEGKLKNYDFQESSNWSEIIISLLPIIIIIGVWIFIMRRMSGGGGGGGQIFNIGKSKAKLFDEKTDIKTSFKDVAGLEGAKEEIQEIVEFLKNPEKYTNLGGKIPKGALLVGPPGTGKTLLAKAVAGEAQVPFFSLSGSDFVEMFVGVGASRVRDLFKQAKEKSPSIIFIDEIDAVGRARGKNNMSGGNDERENTLNQLLTEMDGFGTNSNVIVLAATNRADVLDKALMRAGRFDRQIFVDLPDIREREEIFKVHLTPLKKVENLDTDFLAKQTPGFSGADIANVCNEAALIAARNNKTAVDKQDFLDAVDRIIGGLEKKNKIITPEEKKAIAIHEAGHATVSWMLEHAAPLIKVTIVPRGQSLGAAWYLPEERQIVRTDQMLDEMCATMGGRAAEKVTFDRISTGALSDLEKVTRQARAMVTIYGLNEKIGNVTYYDSTGQSEYSFSKPYSDETAQTIDKEISILIESQYERAIKILEENKDKLNQLADILIEKEVIFKDDLETIFGKRTFDDNLTEVVS from the coding sequence ATGGCAAAAGATAATAAACCGAATTCGAATAATTTTAAAGTAAGTCCATGGTTAGTGTACACGGCTATCTTATTGATTTTCTTAACCATAAGTTTTTTCACGGGTGGTTCCAATTTACAAGAACCCGTTTTATTAGATCAAACAAAATTCAATGCTCTATTAGAAAAAAGTCAGATTGAAAAAATAGTCATCTTCAATAAAAAAGATGCAGAAATTTACTTAAGCCCTTCTGCACTAAAGGATGATGCCAATAAAAAAGTGGCCAAAGATCTATTGAATAATCAAAACAAAGGTCCACATTATAAAGTGAGCCTTGGAGACGTTCAAATATTTGAAAGAAAATTAGAAAAAGCAGTTACTGAGGGTAAACTTAAAAATTATGATTTTCAAGAAAGCAGCAATTGGAGCGAAATCATAATCAGCCTTTTGCCCATCATCATTATCATCGGCGTTTGGATTTTTATTATGAGAAGAATGTCAGGCGGCGGAGGTGGCGGCGGACAAATTTTTAATATCGGAAAATCGAAAGCCAAACTTTTTGACGAAAAAACGGATATCAAAACCTCTTTCAAAGATGTTGCAGGATTAGAAGGTGCCAAAGAGGAGATACAAGAAATTGTTGAATTCTTGAAAAACCCAGAAAAATACACCAATTTAGGCGGAAAAATTCCGAAAGGAGCATTACTCGTTGGTCCTCCGGGAACCGGAAAAACACTTTTGGCAAAAGCCGTCGCAGGTGAAGCTCAAGTGCCATTTTTCTCGCTATCGGGTTCTGATTTTGTGGAAATGTTTGTTGGAGTTGGTGCCTCGAGAGTTCGCGATTTATTCAAGCAAGCCAAAGAAAAGTCCCCTTCAATCATTTTTATTGACGAAATTGATGCGGTGGGAAGAGCCAGAGGAAAAAACAATATGTCGGGTGGAAATGACGAACGCGAAAACACATTAAACCAGTTACTCACCGAAATGGATGGTTTTGGAACCAATTCGAATGTAATCGTTTTGGCTGCCACCAACAGAGCCGATGTTTTAGACAAAGCCTTGATGCGTGCAGGTCGTTTCGACAGACAAATTTTTGTAGATTTACCGGACATTCGCGAACGCGAAGAAATTTTCAAAGTGCATCTCACTCCATTGAAAAAAGTTGAGAATCTAGATACCGACTTTTTAGCCAAGCAAACACCCGGTTTTTCAGGTGCCGATATTGCCAATGTTTGTAACGAAGCCGCTCTGATTGCCGCTAGAAATAACAAAACGGCAGTAGACAAACAAGATTTTCTTGACGCAGTAGACCGAATTATCGGTGGGCTTGAAAAGAAAAATAAAATCATTACTCCTGAAGAAAAGAAAGCCATCGCAATACACGAAGCTGGACACGCCACCGTTAGTTGGATGCTGGAGCACGCCGCTCCACTGATCAAAGTGACGATTGTTCCTCGTGGTCAAAGTTTGGGTGCCGCATGGTATCTTCCCGAAGAGCGACAAATTGTTAGAACAGACCAAATGCTAGACGAAATGTGCGCTACTATGGGCGGAAGAGCTGCTGAGAAAGTAACTTTCGACAGAATTTCGACGGGGGCGTTAAGCGACTTAGAAAAAGTAACCCGCCAAGCGCGTGCAATGGTGACGATTTATGGTTTGAACGAAAAAATCGGGAATGTAACCTATTATGATTCCACAGGCCAAAGTGAATATAGCTTTTCTAAACCCTATTCGGATGAAACTGCTCAAACAATCGATAAAGAAATTTCAATATTAATAGAAAGCCAATACGAACGAGCCATCAAAATCTTAGAAGAAAACAAAGACAAACTCAATCAGCTCGCAGATATTCTTATTGAGAAAGAAGTGATTTTCAAAGACGACTTAGAAACCATTTTCGGAAAAAGAACCTTTGACGACAATCTGACAGAAGTAGTGTCGTAA
- the rsfS gene encoding ribosome silencing factor, which yields MTKKIVNNDVLLANIIKGIEEVKGNDIDILDLREIDTAVCDYFVICNGNSNTQVNAIVNSIQKVVSKELKDKPWHVEGSDNAEWVLMDYVSIVVHVFQKHIREYYNIESLWGDAKITKIENKY from the coding sequence ATGACAAAAAAGATAGTAAATAATGATGTTCTATTGGCAAACATCATCAAAGGAATAGAAGAAGTAAAAGGAAATGATATTGACATTCTTGATTTAAGAGAAATAGACACCGCCGTTTGTGACTATTTTGTTATCTGCAACGGAAATTCAAATACTCAAGTTAACGCCATTGTTAACTCTATCCAAAAAGTAGTTTCAAAAGAATTGAAGGACAAACCTTGGCACGTAGAAGGATCGGACAATGCCGAGTGGGTGCTTATGGACTATGTGAGCATTGTCGTGCACGTTTTCCAGAAACACATTCGCGAATATTACAATATTGAAAGCCTTTGGGGCGATGCCAAAATTACTAAAATCGAAAATAAATACTAA
- a CDS encoding biotin--[acetyl-CoA-carboxylase] ligase, producing the protein MKLIKLDAIDSTNDFLRGLASKQILDNFTVVTAENQTKGKGQMGAVWDSEPSKNLIMSILVYDFVTDVNRLFDINIVVSISIIQALEDFNIPELSVKWPNDIMSYTKKVGGILIENSIKSDGRIHSIVGLGLNVNQINFENLPKASSLAVICKTTFDKEKILMKIIEKLKQNSQIWAQNSDLFWSEYSNRLFKIGIPMAFADQNQQNFMGIIQGVSDSGKLSVLLEDDSIAEFDIKEIQMLY; encoded by the coding sequence ATGAAACTAATCAAACTCGATGCCATAGATTCTACGAACGACTTCCTCAGGGGATTAGCAAGTAAGCAAATACTGGATAATTTTACCGTGGTTACGGCCGAAAATCAAACTAAGGGCAAAGGACAAATGGGGGCGGTTTGGGATTCTGAACCAAGTAAAAATCTAATAATGAGTATTTTAGTTTATGATTTTGTTACTGATGTGAATCGTTTATTTGATATTAATATTGTAGTTTCTATTTCGATTATTCAGGCATTAGAAGATTTTAACATTCCAGAATTAAGTGTCAAATGGCCTAACGACATTATGTCATATACTAAAAAAGTAGGTGGCATTTTGATTGAAAATAGTATTAAAAGTGACGGAAGAATTCATTCGATTGTGGGTTTGGGGCTGAATGTGAACCAAATCAATTTTGAAAATTTACCCAAAGCATCTTCCTTGGCGGTAATTTGCAAAACGACTTTCGATAAAGAAAAAATTCTGATGAAAATTATCGAAAAATTAAAACAAAATAGTCAGATTTGGGCACAAAATTCAGATTTGTTTTGGTCGGAATATTCCAATAGACTGTTCAAAATAGGAATTCCAATGGCTTTTGCAGACCAAAATCAGCAAAATTTTATGGGGATAATTCAAGGCGTTTCCGATTCAGGAAAACTAAGCGTACTTTTAGAAGATGATTCCATTGCTGAATTTGATATCAAGGAAATTCAGATGTTGTATTAA
- a CDS encoding SRPBCC family protein → MNLESPKVTVEKSAEYLYTQLSDIRNFEKLMPENIAKFEVLGDDIFNFGLKGMPEIKLRLKEGVPHSKVILNAASDKLPFTLVANIDAVSENSSEVKLDFEGEFNPMMAMMIKGPISKFIETLALNMPKL, encoded by the coding sequence ATGAACTTAGAAAGTCCAAAAGTTACGGTCGAAAAATCGGCTGAATATTTATACACTCAATTATCAGATATCAGAAATTTTGAAAAATTAATGCCCGAAAACATCGCCAAATTCGAAGTTCTTGGCGACGATATTTTCAATTTTGGTCTGAAAGGCATGCCCGAAATAAAATTAAGATTAAAAGAAGGAGTTCCTCATTCCAAAGTGATTTTGAATGCTGCCAGCGACAAACTGCCATTTACTTTAGTGGCCAATATTGATGCAGTTTCTGAAAATTCATCTGAAGTAAAACTAGATTTCGAAGGCGAATTTAACCCGATGATGGCCATGATGATCAAAGGACCGATTTCTAAATTTATCGAAACTTTGGCATTGAATATGCCAAAATTGTAA
- the pyrE gene encoding orotate phosphoribosyltransferase codes for MIFNKDTAEKTAELLLQINAIKLNPRNPFTWASGWQSPIYCDNRIILSFPTIRNYVRDEFSKNIEKKFGKPDVIAGVATGAIGIGILVAESMGLPFVYVRPEPKKHGRQNQVEGFLQKGQNVVIVEDLISTGNSSLLAVEALRAAGANIKGMAAIFTYGFDVAQENFQKANVDLFTLSNYQNLLNLAVAKRYITEMEEATLREWNQSPSTWGVEKNE; via the coding sequence ATGATATTTAATAAAGATACCGCCGAGAAAACTGCCGAATTACTTTTGCAAATTAATGCAATTAAATTGAATCCAAGAAATCCTTTTACCTGGGCTTCAGGATGGCAATCCCCTATTTATTGTGATAATCGAATAATTCTTTCATTTCCAACCATTCGGAATTATGTAAGAGACGAATTTTCGAAAAATATTGAAAAAAAATTCGGCAAACCCGATGTCATCGCCGGTGTGGCAACAGGCGCGATTGGAATTGGAATATTGGTTGCCGAAAGTATGGGTTTACCCTTTGTATATGTAAGGCCGGAACCCAAAAAGCATGGCCGACAAAATCAAGTTGAAGGCTTTTTGCAAAAAGGGCAAAATGTAGTGATTGTAGAAGATTTGATCAGCACGGGCAATAGTAGTTTGCTTGCCGTAGAAGCCTTGCGGGCTGCAGGCGCTAATATTAAAGGAATGGCAGCTATTTTCACCTATGGATTTGATGTTGCCCAAGAAAACTTTCAAAAAGCCAATGTCGATTTATTTACCTTGAGTAATTATCAAAATTTATTGAATTTGGCAGTCGCCAAACGATATATAACCGAAATGGAAGAAGCTACCTTGAGAGAATGGAATCAGAGTCCATCGACTTGGGGTGTTGAAAAAAATGAATAA
- a CDS encoding NUDIX hydrolase: protein MYKVFVNDKPLFLTNEISKETNFQLFLLESVDIEQIIVKIFQNKIQKAYLYHPDEKEILKTLKSKIPVSKAGGGLVYNKKGEVLFIYRGGKWDLPKGGTEKGEDIEKTAMREVEEETGVDQLRITKKLQKTYHIFKRNGVYKLKITQWFEMQSDFEGIPVGQQEEGIEKAVWLSPNEIPEVLKKSYENIKLLFEVDGISQ, encoded by the coding sequence ATGTATAAAGTTTTTGTGAACGACAAACCACTTTTTTTGACAAATGAAATCTCTAAGGAGACTAATTTTCAACTTTTTTTATTAGAAAGTGTTGATATAGAGCAAATTATAGTCAAAATTTTTCAAAATAAAATTCAAAAAGCCTATCTTTATCATCCTGATGAAAAGGAAATTTTGAAAACTTTGAAATCTAAAATTCCGGTTTCTAAAGCTGGTGGAGGCTTAGTTTATAATAAAAAGGGCGAAGTTCTATTTATTTATCGAGGTGGAAAATGGGATTTACCGAAAGGAGGCACCGAGAAAGGGGAAGATATTGAAAAAACCGCCATGCGAGAAGTCGAAGAAGAAACTGGTGTCGACCAATTGCGAATTACCAAAAAATTGCAAAAGACCTATCATATTTTCAAACGGAATGGTGTCTATAAACTCAAAATTACCCAATGGTTTGAAATGCAGTCCGATTTTGAAGGAATTCCAGTAGGCCAGCAGGAGGAAGGCATCGAAAAAGCGGTTTGGCTTAGTCCTAATGAAATTCCTGAAGTACTGAAAAAATCGTATGAAAACATAAAATTATTATTCGAAGTGGATGGGATTAGTCAATAA
- a CDS encoding M14 family metallopeptidase — protein sequence MRFIKLAVLLFSTMLLAQKNSKYDTYFEKGNGNQSADYAEILRYYQELDTDFETIKVKNMGLTDSGEPLQIVIFNADKEFNFDATSSKAIILINNGIHPGEPDGIDASMQLYRDLALGKIKIPANVILIAIPVYNIGGCLNRNSTTRVNQDGPEAYGFRGNARNFDLNRDFIKSDTKNTLSFVEIFQKYNPDVFIDNHVSNGADYQYTLTYIMTEPKKLGNTLGDYMKNEVTPSITKDLQQKKIETTPYVNVWRGTPDEGFQQFFDSPRYTTGYTSLFNSIGFVVETHMLKDYASRVKATYEFMTSTINYVDKNYKTIKNKRLENEKQFEPQKKYTLKWEIDSSKITKIPFLGYEGKIKKSDLTSGSRLYYDQQIPYSKSIPFLADFKSAQEITIPNGYLIPQGFWPVIDLLKANNLKFSRLKNDTIIVVESYRIADYSTSKNAYEGHYAHYNTKVTSSTIKMHFKKGDYLFTTQQKGVKFLLETLEPAAVDSYFNWNFFDTILQQKEGYSDYVFEDLANDYLNKNPDLRAKLEQKKTEDKAFAENPEAQLDWVHKNSIYYEKAHLQYPIYRIVE from the coding sequence ATGCGCTTTATAAAATTAGCTGTACTCCTTTTTTCAACGATGCTGTTGGCACAAAAAAATTCGAAATATGATACTTATTTTGAGAAAGGAAATGGCAACCAAAGTGCTGATTATGCTGAAATACTGCGATATTATCAAGAATTAGACACCGATTTTGAAACGATAAAAGTCAAAAATATGGGTTTGACAGATAGTGGCGAACCATTGCAAATCGTAATTTTTAACGCAGACAAAGAGTTTAACTTTGATGCAACATCTTCCAAAGCAATCATATTAATCAACAACGGCATTCATCCTGGCGAACCTGATGGGATTGACGCAAGTATGCAATTGTACAGAGATTTAGCTTTGGGAAAAATTAAAATTCCAGCAAATGTGATTCTTATTGCAATTCCAGTGTACAATATTGGCGGCTGCTTGAATAGAAATTCCACAACTCGTGTCAACCAAGATGGACCTGAAGCCTATGGTTTTCGGGGTAATGCTAGAAATTTTGATTTAAATCGTGACTTCATAAAATCAGATACTAAGAATACTTTGAGTTTTGTTGAAATTTTTCAAAAATACAATCCGGATGTTTTTATTGATAACCACGTGAGTAACGGCGCCGACTATCAATACACCTTGACTTATATTATGACTGAACCCAAAAAACTAGGAAATACTTTGGGAGATTATATGAAAAATGAAGTTACACCATCGATTACTAAAGATTTGCAACAAAAAAAGATAGAAACTACGCCTTACGTCAATGTTTGGCGCGGAACTCCTGACGAAGGTTTTCAGCAGTTTTTTGACAGTCCAAGATATACCACAGGCTATACATCATTATTCAATTCTATTGGTTTTGTGGTAGAAACACATATGTTAAAAGACTATGCAAGTCGCGTAAAAGCCACCTATGAATTTATGACGTCCACAATAAATTATGTAGATAAAAATTATAAAACCATTAAAAACAAGCGTTTAGAAAATGAAAAACAATTTGAACCCCAGAAAAAATATACTTTAAAATGGGAGATTGATTCTTCGAAAATTACTAAAATACCCTTTTTAGGATACGAAGGGAAGATCAAGAAAAGCGATCTTACTTCGGGTTCTCGATTGTATTACGACCAACAAATTCCTTATTCAAAATCGATTCCATTTTTGGCCGATTTTAAGTCCGCTCAGGAAATCACCATTCCGAATGGATACCTTATTCCGCAAGGATTTTGGCCTGTAATCGATTTGCTTAAAGCTAACAACCTAAAATTTTCAAGATTAAAAAATGACACTATTATAGTGGTCGAAAGCTATCGCATTGCCGATTATTCCACTTCAAAAAACGCATACGAAGGACATTATGCCCATTACAATACAAAGGTGACATCTTCTACAATAAAAATGCACTTTAAAAAAGGTGATTATCTATTTACAACCCAACAAAAAGGAGTCAAATTTTTATTAGAAACACTAGAGCCTGCAGCAGTGGATAGCTATTTTAATTGGAACTTTTTTGACACTATACTGCAACAAAAAGAAGGTTATTCCGATTATGTTTTTGAAGATTTAGCCAATGACTATTTGAATAAAAATCCTGACCTGAGAGCAAAATTAGAACAAAAGAAAACAGAAGATAAAGCTTTTGCCGAAAACCCAGAAGCACAATTAGATTGGGTTCACAAGAACTCGATTTACTACGAAAAAGCACATTTACAATATCCTATTTATCGAATTGTGGAGTAA